A single Carnobacterium inhibens subsp. inhibens DSM 13024 DNA region contains:
- the dprA gene encoding DNA-processing protein DprA, whose protein sequence is MQTTKLNQTLFHLTLCKGIGATSRIRMLSSLIDNPYLTPYDLAHCAQLNAANTKLFMNSFSAICLEEKLSEYKNRHIKWVTILDSNYPEYLKHTYNPPALLFYQGDLNLLNRNLLAVVGSRQNSVYGTKVLSLLLPDLIRQNFVTVSGLAKGIDQEVHKQTIALGGQTIGIIGTGLDQYYPFENEKLQKEMGRNHLLLSEYPLGTKPLKQHFPIRNRIIAGVSLGTLVIEAKYRSGSLITANLALQEGREVFAIPGDITKPYYEGTNDLILNGAKCVLNANHILEELMN, encoded by the coding sequence ATTTCATTTAACATTATGTAAAGGGATAGGTGCTACAAGTCGCATCCGGATGCTCTCATCTTTAATAGACAATCCTTATTTGACCCCCTATGATTTAGCCCACTGTGCGCAGTTAAATGCTGCTAATACAAAATTATTTATGAATAGTTTTTCAGCAATCTGCCTAGAAGAAAAACTAAGCGAATACAAAAATAGACACATCAAATGGGTCACTATTTTAGATTCAAACTATCCAGAATATCTTAAACACACCTATAACCCACCCGCACTTTTATTTTATCAAGGAGACCTTAATTTACTAAACCGCAATTTGTTAGCGGTTGTAGGCTCTCGACAGAATAGTGTTTATGGAACAAAAGTATTGTCGCTATTATTACCAGACTTAATTCGTCAAAATTTTGTTACTGTGAGTGGGTTAGCAAAAGGAATCGATCAGGAAGTTCATAAACAGACTATAGCATTAGGTGGCCAAACAATCGGAATAATTGGAACAGGACTAGATCAATATTATCCATTTGAAAATGAAAAACTGCAAAAGGAAATGGGACGAAACCATTTGCTTCTATCAGAATATCCTTTAGGAACAAAGCCGCTAAAACAACATTTTCCCATACGGAATCGGATTATCGCAGGCGTATCCTTAGGTACTCTGGTCATAGAAGCAAAATACCGAAGCGGAAGCTTGATTACTGCTAATTTGGCGCTTCAAGAAGGAAGAGAAGTTTTTGCGATTCCTGGAGATATTACAAAACCCTATTATGAAGGAACCAATGATTTGATTTTAAATGGTGCAAAATGTGTGTTAAATGCAAACCATATTTTAGAAGAATTGATGAACTAA